The nucleotide window ACCGGCAGGCAGGTCCGCGTCACCTTCAACTACCGCTATGCCCCGCACAATTCGGCCCTGCGCGAGCTGATCGCCGAAGGCGCCATCGGCAAGGTCACCTCGGTGCATTTCGAATGGCTGCTCGATACCCGCCACGGCGCCGACTATTTCCGCCGCTGGCATCGGGACAAGCGCAATTCCGGTGGCCTGATGGTCCACAAATCCACCCATCATTTCGACCTGGTCAATTTCTGGCTCGGTAGCCAGCCCGAGACCGTCTTCGGCATGGGCGATCTCAAATTCTACGGTCGCGCCAATGCCGAGGAGCGGGGTGTGTTCACGCCCTATACCCGCACCACCGGCGTCGAGGCCGCCAAGAACGATCCCTTCGCCATCGATTTGACCGCGAACCCCATCCAGAAGGGCCTTTATTGGGACGCCGAGGGGGAAGACGGCTACCAGCGTGACCAGAACGTTTTCGGCGACGGCATCTCCATCGAAGACACGATGAACGTCATCGTCCGCTACCGCAACAAGGCGGTGATGACCTATTCCCTCTATGCCTATGCCCCTTGGGAAGGCTTCAATGTCGCCATCAACGGCACTGGCGGCAGGCTCGAACTCACCGTGCACGAAAATTCCTACATTAATGCCGGTGCCGGCTCGGAAACCGAGGGTGCGGCCAAAGGGGTGAAACTCTACCACTTCCCGCTCCATGGCGAACCGCGCGTCGTCCCGGTCCAGCATGGCGAAGGCGGCCATGGCGGCGGCGACAAGATCATGCTCGAGGAAATCTTCGGTAACGCCACCCCGCGCCCCGGCTATGGCGCCAACCACCGCGACGGCGCCCTCTCCATCCTCACCGGCATCGCCGCCAACAAGAGCTTTGCGACAGGCCTGCCGGTGGATGTGAAAACGCTGGTGAAGCTTTAGAATCCAAAGCCCCAACAACACCGAGCCGCCCTCGGACTTGATCCGAGGGCCTTTTGTTCGGCAACCCAAAACGACGGCGCAGGTTGAGAAAAGTCCTCGGGTCGAGCCCGAGGCGGAATCGCGATTACGGAGAGACAGATCCCCCCGTCACCAGCCGGGTATCTTTACCGCCCCGGCACCGTCTCGAACTGCGGGACACCGTCGCAGATGTCGTAGTAGTCGCCCTTGTCGCCTACAAAGACATGCTCGGCAATTTTGGTGCCCGTCGGGCCATCGAACGCGCCCAGCATAAGCCCAATCCAGTCCGCTGCTGGCGGATCGAAAAACATCGGCGCCCCGCAGATCGAACAGAACCCGCGGCGAACATCTTCCGAGGAAAAATACCAAGTCAGTCGATCGTCACCATGAATGATGAGATCTGCCTTTTTAACGTCAACGCCCACCTCGAAATTGCCGGTCACCTTGCGGCACCTTGAGCAATGGCAGGCTGTGGCGCGCGGCATGTCCCCGCGCAGTTCGAACGATACCGCGCCGCAAAGACAGGATCCCTTGAACAAGGCCGCTACCGGTTAAACGGCACACTCGCCGTCAGCACATCGCCCGAATTGTTGAATTCCACCTCGAAATCCACGGTGATGCGATCATTGATGAGGAGGATTTTGGCGCCGATGCGCACATCGCCACCGGCCCGGTCCTTTTGCTGCTCGCGCAGGTCGAAGCTGATGGAGTTGCTCGACTGCCGCCCGATGGCCAGGCCCGTATAGCCCGCATTGGAACTCATCGCCGCTTCATAGCGCCGGGCCTCGTCATTATAGGCAATGGTGCCGCTGATCGAGAGCGTCGCATTCACCAGGCTGCAGCGGCCGGTATAATTGATCTTGAGCAGATTGCCCTGGGCAACGCTCAACCGACAGCGGAACGGCTCGGGCTGGTCCCCGCCAATCAGCGCCCCCTCGCCGCGCCAGTCGCCAATATAGGATGACAACAGATCGAGCTCGCGCACACCGGCCTGCGCCACCCCGGCTGTCAGCACCGTCGCCGCCAGCATCAGGGCCACCAGAATTGTTCGCAGCCAATACGTCACGTCTACCCCCTCGAATGCCGCCTGCGGATCATGTCTGCCAGCACTCTAGACACAGCACCAGTAAAAAATGTCCAGCAATTGACGCCATTGTTACGAATCACCCAACCACTATTGGATAATGAGACGGGCAGCCCAGAACGGGCCAGACCCGCCAATGAGGGGAAATAATCGGACATGACCTCCGGACCGATCATCCGCGCACGCGATGTGGACTACACTTTGGACGTGGCGGGGCGCCCTTTGCATATTCTGCGCAAAGTCTCGCTCACCGTGGCCCCGGCCGAAGTGGTGGCCATTGTCGGCCCCTCGGGCAGTGGCAAGACCTCGCTGCTCATGCTGCTCGCCGGCCTCGAAAAGGCCACGGGCGGGCAGGTCGTGGTCAATGATCGCGACCTTGGCGGCATGGACGAAGATGATTTGGCGCGCTTCCGCCGCCACACCCTGGGCATTGTTTTCCAGAGCTTCCATCTGATCCCGTCCCTCAGCGCTCTCGACAATGTCGGGCTGGCGCTCGAAATCGCCGAACCCGGCCTCAGCATGGCCCAGGTGCGCGAAAAGGCCGCAGCGGCCCTCGCCGCCGTCGGGCTCGAGGCCCGGCTCGATCATCGCCCCTCCGCCCTTTCGGGCGGCGAGCAGCAGCGCGTGGGCCTGGCCCGCGCCAGTGTTGCCAACCCGCCTTTGCTCTTGGCCGACGAACCCACCGGCAATCTCGACCAGAAGACCGGCGCTGTGGTGGTCGACCTGATGTTCGACCTGGCCCGCCGCAACAAGACCGCCGTGGTCCTGATCACCCACGATCCGGCCCTGGCCGCCAAGGCCGACCGCGTCTTCACCATGACCCAGGGCCAGCTCACCGAAACCACCGCCCCCAAAACAGCGTCGACGCAAAAAGCGGCACCGCGCAAGCGGGCGTCCAAGTGATGCGCGGCGTCCTGGCCGCCGCCCGGATCGGCCTGCTCGACATGCGGGGCGATCTGCGGCGCTTCTTTCTATTGGTGGTGTGTCTGGCCGTCGGCACGGCGCTGATTGCCGGCGTCAATTCGGTGGGCACCAGCATCACCCGCGCCATTGAGACCGGCGCCGCCGAAATCATGGGCGGGGATATCGAGCTGTCTCGCGCCGACCGTCTGGCGACGCCCGAAGAGCTCATCGCCATGCAATCCATGGGCCGCGTGGCCCAGGTCATCGACACCAATCTGCGCGCCGAAACTTTCTACGAAGAAGCTTTTGCCGATGTCAGCGCGGTCGGCCCCCTCTATCCGCTCCTTGGATCGGTCAAAAGCCCGCAGCTGCCTCCGGATCAGGACCTTGCCCAATTGCTGGCCGAAACCGATGGCCTGCCCGGCGCGCTGATCGATGGCGTCATGCTCGATCAGCTCGGTCTTGCGGTCGGCGACACCTTCAGCCTGGGCGGCACCGAATTTGCCATACGCGGCACCCTGATCGGCCTGCCCGATGGGCCTGTGCGCGGCTTCCGCCTGGGCCTGCCGACACTGATTTCCAGCGATGGTTTTGCCACGGTCAGCGACCGTTCCTCGCCCCTGCCGGGCCTGGGCACCTGGTATCGCTACAAGATTCACCTGACCGATCGCGACGTGGAGGCCGGCCTCGCCACTGCCGTCTCCCAATTTGGCAACAAGGGCTGGACCGTGCGCTCGGCCCGCGACGGGCTGGGGCAGATGGTGCGTTATTACGATCTCTTCATGCGCTTCCTGCTCATTGTCGGGCTAGGCTCGCTGCTGATCGGCGGCGTCAGCGTCTGGACCGGTATGCGCGCCTATATTGCCGAGCGCTCCGGCGTGATCGCCATTTTGCGCTCCATCGGTGCCGACCGCGCCCGCGTCTTCATTCATTTCCTGGCCCAGGTCACCGCCCTGGCCCTGGTCGGCGTCGGCATCGGCCTGGTCATCGGTGCCGGCGTGGCCTGGTTCATCCTGCCCAGCATCGGCGCCGCCGTCGGCATTGCGCTGGCGCCCGCCGTGCATATCCAGCCTCTGGCCATCGCGGCCGGCACGGGCCTGGTCACCGCCTTCGCCTTTGCCTATCTGCCCCTGGTGCAGTCGCAGACTATCCGGCCCATGCTGCTGTTCCGGTCCAAGGGGCTGGACGCGCCACCGGTCGATTGGGGCGCGCTTTTGCTCTCCTGGCAGGCCCTGCCGCTGCTGCTGGCCGTCCTGGCCTTCTTCCTGCTCGCCTGGCTGATGACCGGCGATGCGCCGCTGGTTCTCGGCTTCGGCCTGGCCAGCGCCTTGGGTGCGCTCCTTTTCCAGCTCTTCATTCGCCTGGCCCAGGCTGGCCTGGCCCGTCTTCCCGAGGCGGGTCCGCGCGTCCTGCGCCACACCTTCCGCAATATTTCCGCCGCTGGCCAGAACGCCGCTGCCGTCGCCGTCTCCGCCGGCATGGCGCTGACCATGCTAATCATCGTTCT belongs to Devosia sp. XK-2 and includes:
- a CDS encoding FtsX-like permease family protein, which produces MRGVLAAARIGLLDMRGDLRRFFLLVVCLAVGTALIAGVNSVGTSITRAIETGAAEIMGGDIELSRADRLATPEELIAMQSMGRVAQVIDTNLRAETFYEEAFADVSAVGPLYPLLGSVKSPQLPPDQDLAQLLAETDGLPGALIDGVMLDQLGLAVGDTFSLGGTEFAIRGTLIGLPDGPVRGFRLGLPTLISSDGFATVSDRSSPLPGLGTWYRYKIHLTDRDVEAGLATAVSQFGNKGWTVRSARDGLGQMVRYYDLFMRFLLIVGLGSLLIGGVSVWTGMRAYIAERSGVIAILRSIGADRARVFIHFLAQVTALALVGVGIGLVIGAGVAWFILPSIGAAVGIALAPAVHIQPLAIAAGTGLVTAFAFAYLPLVQSQTIRPMLLFRSKGLDAPPVDWGALLLSWQALPLLLAVLAFFLLAWLMTGDAPLVLGFGLASALGALLFQLFIRLAQAGLARLPEAGPRVLRHTFRNISAAGQNAAAVAVSAGMALTMLIIVLVMQTNLQQEFLGASAFDAPTLVGSDLFPDEVEDLEALALAGNGITRFVSTPMLRGALVDVAGTPAGELVTRGPEATFLLAGEVPLTFRTHLPASSRVTAGQWWPDDYAGPGLVSLHQSLRHGLGVDLGDTLTFSIFGEEVTVTIASFRDYSWQGGIDFLATFSPGVIENYPTTLFAAVTAAPGREEDVTRLLAAELPDIRFISVGDTLKQVTDALGQLSFAASLIGGLAVGNGLLVLIGSLSTGRRQREADTIITKVLGATRFELIGSAFLQYLVLALLAAIPALALGIGMGRFVSGLLLAVEFTLKLDIIVVVLAIAVVITAILGAMTILRAASARPARLLRDL
- a CDS encoding GFA family protein — encoded protein: MPRATACHCSRCRKVTGNFEVGVDVKKADLIIHGDDRLTWYFSSEDVRRGFCSICGAPMFFDPPAADWIGLMLGAFDGPTGTKIAEHVFVGDKGDYYDICDGVPQFETVPGR
- a CDS encoding Gfo/Idh/MocA family oxidoreductase, whose product is MAKTYALVGTGGRARMFYEAILGPHRAEARLVALCDTNQLRMDFTNKVIVDELGGTAVPTYKASSFAAMIAETRPSTVIVTSIDRTHHLYIIAALEAGCDVITEKPMTTDPEKCQAILDAVERTGRQVRVTFNYRYAPHNSALRELIAEGAIGKVTSVHFEWLLDTRHGADYFRRWHRDKRNSGGLMVHKSTHHFDLVNFWLGSQPETVFGMGDLKFYGRANAEERGVFTPYTRTTGVEAAKNDPFAIDLTANPIQKGLYWDAEGEDGYQRDQNVFGDGISIEDTMNVIVRYRNKAVMTYSLYAYAPWEGFNVAINGTGGRLELTVHENSYINAGAGSETEGAAKGVKLYHFPLHGEPRVVPVQHGEGGHGGGDKIMLEEIFGNATPRPGYGANHRDGALSILTGIAANKSFATGLPVDVKTLVKL
- a CDS encoding ABC transporter ATP-binding protein, whose translation is MTSGPIIRARDVDYTLDVAGRPLHILRKVSLTVAPAEVVAIVGPSGSGKTSLLMLLAGLEKATGGQVVVNDRDLGGMDEDDLARFRRHTLGIVFQSFHLIPSLSALDNVGLALEIAEPGLSMAQVREKAAAALAAVGLEARLDHRPSALSGGEQQRVGLARASVANPPLLLADEPTGNLDQKTGAVVVDLMFDLARRNKTAVVLITHDPALAAKADRVFTMTQGQLTETTAPKTASTQKAAPRKRASK